In Candidatus Delongbacteria bacterium, the following are encoded in one genomic region:
- a CDS encoding DMT family transporter, with translation MSFFQNNYGESIALMTALCWSFTALFFESAGKRIGSLSLNLIRLLIAFIYLSIYTYFTRGLFFPVDAGIHQWGWLLFSGFIGFYLGDLFLFKGFITIGARISMLIYSLVPPMTAIIGWLILGETLTGIDLLGMAITLLGVSLVILQKGDESNKKLKLSRPLSGILFAFGGAVGQAFGLIISKFGMENYNAFAATQIRTIAGIVPFFLTILILGRIPKLKAAFINKEAMGRIFFGAFFGPFLGVSLSLIAIQHIATGVASTVMSIVPVLLIPLTIIFFKEKIKLIEVIGALIAVSGVAILFLF, from the coding sequence ATGAGCTTTTTTCAAAATAATTATGGAGAATCGATAGCTTTAATGACTGCATTATGTTGGTCTTTCACTGCTCTCTTTTTTGAATCTGCTGGTAAAAGAATTGGTTCTTTATCGTTGAACCTCATAAGGCTGCTAATTGCTTTTATTTATTTATCAATTTACACATACTTTACACGAGGCTTGTTCTTTCCAGTTGATGCTGGGATTCATCAATGGGGTTGGTTACTTTTCTCTGGTTTTATTGGTTTTTATCTTGGAGATCTATTTCTTTTCAAAGGATTCATAACTATCGGTGCAAGAATCTCAATGTTAATTTACTCATTAGTTCCTCCAATGACTGCAATAATAGGCTGGCTAATTCTGGGAGAGACTTTAACAGGAATTGATCTTTTGGGAATGGCAATTACTTTACTTGGTGTATCGTTAGTAATTCTGCAAAAAGGGGATGAGTCCAACAAGAAATTAAAATTATCTAGACCATTAAGTGGAATACTATTCGCGTTCGGAGGAGCAGTAGGTCAAGCTTTTGGTTTAATTATCAGTAAATTTGGAATGGAGAATTACAACGCTTTTGCAGCAACCCAGATAAGAACAATAGCAGGAATTGTCCCGTTTTTTTTAACAATTTTAATCTTAGGTAGAATTCCAAAGTTAAAAGCAGCTTTTATAAATAAAGAAGCAATGGGTAGAATCTTTTTTGGAGCATTTTTTGGTCCATTTTTGGGGGTGTCATTGTCTCTTATTGCCATACAACATATTGCGACTGGTGTTGCATCGACAGTGATGTCAATCGTACCTGTTCTATTAATTCCATTAACTATAATATTCTTTAAAGAAAAAATTAAGCTGATCGAAGTAATAGGTGCACTCATAGCGGTAAGTGGAGTTGCTATATTGTTTCTATTTTAG